One window of the Rosa rugosa chromosome 3, drRosRugo1.1, whole genome shotgun sequence genome contains the following:
- the LOC133738200 gene encoding large ribosomal subunit protein eL32z — protein MAVPLLKKQIVKKRLKQFKRPQSDRKICVKTNWRRPKGIDSRVRRKFKGVTLMPNIGYGSDKKTRHYLPNKFKKFVVHNVNELEVLMMHNRTYCAEIAHNISTRKRKEIVERAAQLDVVVTNKLARLRSQEDE, from the exons ATGGCCGTGCCTTTGCTGAAGAAGCAGATTGTGAAGAAGCGCCTCAAGCAGTTCAAGAGGCCCCAGAGTGACAGGAAGATATGTGTCAAG ACAAACTGGAGAAGGCCCAAGGGTATTGATTCACGTGTCAGGCGTAAGTTTAAGGGAGTCACTCTGATGCCTAACATTGGTTATGGCTCTGATAAGAAGACTCGCCACTACCTCCCCAACAAATTTAAGAAATTTGTTGTCCACAACGTCAATGAGTTGGAAGTTCTTATGATGCACAACAG GACTTACTGTGCTGAGATTGCACACAACATTTCCACCCGGAAGAGAAAGGAGATTGTTGAACGTGCAGCTCAGTTGGATGTTGTTGTCACCAACAAACTCGCCAGGTTGCGCAGCCAGGAAGACGAGTGA
- the LOC133737694 gene encoding ADP,ATP carrier protein 1, mitochondrial-like, with product MNATKKKYYADFREAELIGVISAAIVKTASAPIDRVKILIQNQNELIMNGRLSEPYKGIKDCFGRIIKDEGVSTLWRGNTANVIRYLPSQVLTIGFNHYYKVLFSCDNHLVGNLVSGAAAGSSSLFSLYSLDYVRTRLASDIKATKGGQRQFQGLIDVYRTAGFQGTYRGFNISFAGAAVYRGLYFGLYDSLRPHLADRANFFSCFLLGWGVFTTAGLASYPIDTVRRRMMMTSAISENAAFATFRRIIRDEGVKSLYKGAGANVLRGVAGALMLAVMLCMTS from the coding sequence ATGAACGCAACGAAAAAGAAATATTATGCCGATTTTCGGGAGGCTGAGCTTATCGGAGTTATATCTGCTGCTATTGTGAAAACAGCTAGTGCTCCAATTGACCGTGTCAAAATACTAATACAGAATCAGAATGAGTTGATCATGAATGGTCGGCTTTCAGAACCATACAAGGGGATAAAAGATTGCTTTGGCCGGATTATCAAGGATGAGGGTGTCAGCACTCTGTGGAGAGGAAACACTGCTAACGTTATCAGATACCTTCCTAGCCAAGTGTTAACCATTGGCTTCAACCATTATTACAAGGTTCTTTTCAGCTGTGATAATCATCTTGTGGGGAACCTAGTATCAGGTGCTGCTGCTGGTTCTTCGTCTCTTTTTTCGTTGTATTCTCTCGACTATGTAAGAACACGTTTGGCAAGTGACATCAAGGCCACAAAGGGCGGTCAGAGACAGTTTCAGGGTTTGATTGATGTCTACAGAACAGCCGGTTTTCAAGGCACATACCGGGGATTCAATATCTCTTTTGCTGGGGCTGCTGTGTACCGCGGCCTCTACTTTGGACTATACGATTCTTTGAGACCTCACCTTGCTGATAGGGctaatttcttttcttgtttcttgCTGGGATGGGGAGTTTTCACGACTGCTGGATTGGCATCGTACCCCATTGACACAGTGCGAAGAAGGATGATGATGACCTCGGCAATTTCAGAGAATGCTGCTTTTGCTACATTTAGGAGAATCATAAGAGATGAAGGTGTTAAGTCTCTGTACAAGGGTGCCGGGGCAAACGTATTACGCGGTGTTGCAGGTGCTCTTATGCTTGCTGTCATGCTGTGTATGACAAGCTAA